One window of the Colletotrichum destructivum chromosome 4, complete sequence genome contains the following:
- a CDS encoding Putative F-box domain-containing protein: MSSTYSSLFEASHVQSDSPDCDLGKLNGLEGLPLEIIFDIYQQLDVESIFSMAQVNTLFHGLLKRNKAVVLLPVLEREFSPFPELLQVFTALDRDMVQYGDTFQPRRVVFRRFPGDMTGITLSSGGIQHSQSMAPEHAVLANILDGGTPAKQSSLPPRRSVTLVDRDLNSLLKYCLVVRRWEELFPQLHWFTAPEDCRQLSKAERFKLRRALYRWWLYAYYFHGELPRPRSDQPEPFVNDVRVSHMRLYPTRELMELMDLFLSMKDLVRHYIYPNLEQNLEPVDESSPLETMIESSIRERIVDTYAKLDPRDLMFYFQNLFNFPRKRLVTDVNLRHPAFSQDRESLVAAVQAAVGERPWLYDMADLSSAGGIVHPDASDVDERLSRDGSRYGSIPPPGAFRRPIGNWAPPGDDGRALAERSHFQGWRDS; encoded by the exons ATGTCGTCAACATACTCCTCCCTTTTTGAAGCTTCGCACGTGCAGTCAGACTCGCCAGACTGCGACTTGGGCAAGCTGAACGGTCTCGAAGGCTTGCCGCTCGAGATCATATTCGACATATACCAACAACTTGACGTGGAAAGTATTTTCTCCATGGCTCAGGTCAATACCCTTTTCCACGGACTTCTGAAGAGGAACAAGGCGGTCGTCCTGCTGCCCGTTCTTGAGCGAGAATTCAGCCCGTTTCCAGAGTTGCTTCAAGTCTTCACGGCATTGGACCGGGATATGGTTCAGTACGGAGATACTTTCCAGCCGCGAAGGGTCGTTTTCAGACGGTTTCCAGGTGACATGACGGGCATAACTTTGTCTAGCGGTGGTATCCAGCACAGCCAGAGCATGGCCCCCGAGCATGCGGTGCTTGCCAATATCCTTGACGGCGGAACCCCAGCCAAGCAAAGCTCCTTGCCGCCCCGGCGGTCAGTCACCCTAGTCGACAGAGACTTAAATTCTTTGCTGAAGTATTGCTTGGTCGTACGACGATGGGAAGAGCTTTTCCCTCAGCTTCACTGGTTCACGGCCCCTGAAGATTGTCGCCAACTCAGTAAAGCAGAGAGGTTCAAACTTCGCCGTGCTCTCTATCGTTGGTGGCTATACGCCTATTACTTCCACGGCGAGCTTCCCCGGCCTCGGAGTGATCAGCCGGAACCGTTCGTCAATGATGTGCGGGTCAGTCACATGAGACTTTATCCGACTCGCGAGTTGATGGAGTTGATGGACCTCTTCCTGTCAATGAAGGACCTCGTCAGACACTATATTTACCCCAATCTGGAGCAGAATCTAGAGCCG GTCGACGAAAGCAGTCCGCTTGAAACGATGATTGAGAGCAGTATCCGCGAGCGCATCGTGGACACATATGCCAAGCTTGATCCCAGAGACCTGATGTTCTACTTTCAGAACTTGTTTAATTTCCCTCGAAAGCGACTGGTGACGGATGTCAACCTCAGGCACCCCGCCTTCTCTCAAGACCGAGAATCTCTCGTGGCCGCGGTCCAGGCGGCGGTAGGCGAGCGACCATGGCTATATGATATGGCCGATCTGAGCAGTGCTGGTGGTATCGTGCATCCTGACGCTTCCGACGTTGATGAGCGGCTTAGTCGTGATGGCAGCCGTTATGGCTCGATCCCACCCCCAGGAGCTTTTCGGCGTCCTATTGGGAACTGGGCTCCTCCCGGGGACGACGGTCGAGCTCTCGCGGAGCGGAGTCACTTCCAAGGCTGGCGGGACTCTTGA
- a CDS encoding Putative histone deacetylase family, Arb2 domain, Ureohydrolase domain superfamily, whose translation MEGGDQDVVMGGDDRPSNHTTTPNGVTTPAGGEPKNDNSTSPDDEDEDDFDDLDEDADQQVMNQLRRRGLLPTACCYDDRMKLHVNADFGTTPHHPEDPRRIEEIYKAFKRAGLVYTGPESKIADVMRDTPTKYMWRIGTREATKEEILTTHTPLHYHWVESLSKMNYTELRDTSRHYDQGRASLYVGSLTFTAALLSCGGAIDTCKHVVEGNVKNAFAIIRPPGHHAEYDQPLGFCFFNNVPVAVKICQQEYPDDCRKVLILDWDVHHGNGIQNIFYDDPNVLYVSLHVYQNGIFYPGKPDNQEIPDGGLEHCGTGPGLGKNINIGWHDQGMGDGEYMAAFQKIIMPVAKEFNPDLVVISAGFDAAAGDELGGCFVTPTCYAHMTHMLMSLADGKVAVCLEGGYNLQAISTSAVAVARTLMGEPPPKMEIPMLNKDAARVLAKVQSYQAPYWECMRPGIVPVPDIQDLNATRLHDHIRLGQRQNLAQRHQMIPLFIQRDLLFKSYENQVLVTPDIPSARRILVIIHDPPALLAQPDVIDSHVESHNAWIVDSVAQYIDWAVEKGIAVMDVNVPSKVSRDEDMDPYSPRTADKDLLNELQELANYLWDNYLQLYEDADDILLIGVGRSYSGVRALLTGRDCKARVAGVACFVEGMLRPVKSDVDNELATWYKGHSQIYVSHDHPCWNSEDTLRRVTKRRFGTVIRSEANGVQKMMQTHAGEVQKWMLEMLAIRQNGDTTEDDKMT comes from the exons ATGGAAGGCGGCGACCAAGACGTTGTCATGGGCGGGGACGATAGGCCGTCAAATCACACAACCACTCCCAACGGTGTGACTACGCCTGCTGGAGGAGAGCCCAAAAACGATAACTCGACGTCtcccgacgacgaagatgaggacgacTTCGACGACTTGGACGAAGACGCAGACCAGCAGGTTATGAACCAGCTGCGCAGACGAGGTCTTTTGCCGACAGCATGTTGTTATGATGACCGCATGAAGCTTCATGTCAATGCCGACTTCGGCACCACACCTCATCACCCGGAGGATCCTCGTCGGATAGAGGAGATCTACAAAGCCTTCAAAAGGGCCGGTCTGGTCTACACCGGCCCAGAGAGTAAGATTGCCGACGTTATGAGAGATACCCCAACCAAGTACATGTGGAGGATCGGCACTCGTGAGGCAACGAAAGAAGAGATCCTTACCACACACACTCCGCTGCACTACCACTGGGTTGAGAGCCTGTCAAAGATGAACTACACCGAGTTGCGCGACACGAGTCGGCATTACGACCAAGGCCGTGCATCGCTCTACGTTGGCAGTCTTACTTTCACTGCCGCCCTCTTATCCTGCGGTGGTGCCATCGACACCTGCAAGCATGTCGTGGAAGGCAACGTCAAAAATGCCTTTGCTATCATCAGACCGCCTGGCCACCACGCCGAGTACGACCAGCCGCTCGGGTTCTGCTTCTTCAACAACGTGCCCGTCGCTGTCAAGATCTGTCAGCAAGAGTACCCGGATGACTGTCGAAAGGTTCTCATCCTTGACTGGGATGTCCACCACGGCAACGGCATCCAGAACATATTCTACGACGACCCCAACGTTCTCTACGTCTCCCTCCACGTTTACCAGAATGGGATCTTTTATCCTGGCAAGCCCGACAACCAAGAAATACCCGATGGCGGTCTAGAGCACTGCGGTACAGGGCCTGGTCTGGGCAAGAACATCAACATTGGATGGCACGACCAAGGCATGGGAGACGGCGAGTATATGGCTGCTTTTCAAAAGATCATCATGCCCGTCGCCAAAGAATTCAACCCCGATCTAGTGGTTATCTCCGCCGGATTCGACGCTGCTGCCGGAGATGAGCTCGGCGGGTGCTTCGTGACACCGACCTGCTACGCGCACATGACGCATATGCTAATGTCTCTGGCGGACGGCAAGGTTGCTGTGTGCTTGGAAGGTGGCTACAACTTGCAGGCTATATCGACATCCGCCGTGGCTGTTGCTCGAACGTTGATGGGCGAGCCGCCACCGAAGATGGAGATTCCCATGCTCAACAAGGACGCTGCCAGAGTTCTTGCCAAAGTCCAGAGCTACCAGGCGCCCTACTGGGAGTGCATGAGACCCGGCATTGTTCCAGTGCCTGATATCCAAGATCTCAACGCGACCAGACTCCACGATCACATCAGGCTAGGCCAACGGCAGAACCTCGCACAACGTCACCAGATGATTCCTCTCTTCATCCAGCGGGATCTTTTGTTCAAATCCTACGAGAATCAGGTCCTCGTAACTCCTGATATTCCCAGTGCGCGTCGTATCCTTGTCATCATTCACGACCCACCAGCATTGCTCGCGCAACCGGATGTGATTGATAGTCATGTTGAATCCCACAACGCCTGGATTGTCGATAGTGTTGCGCAATACATTGACTGGGCTGTCGAAAAAGGGATTGCAGTCATGGACGTCAACGTGCCCAGCAAAGTATCACGAGATGAGGACATGGACCCCTACAGTCCCCGAACAGCAGATAAGGACCTTCTGAACGAGCTCCAAGAGTTGGCGAACTATCTTTGGGACAACTACCTGCAGCTCTatgaggacgccgacgataTACTGCTCATCGGTGTGGGTCGGTCGTACAGTGGAGTCAGGGCCCTTTTGACCGGTCGAG ATTGCAAAGCGCGTGTTGCCGGAGTTGCCTGCTTCGTTGAAGGGATGTTAAGACCAGTGAAGTCCGATGTCGATAACGAGCTGGCGACGTGGTACAAGGGGCATTCACAGATTTACGTATCGCATGATCACCCATGCTGGAACAGCGAGGACACGCTGCGCAGAGTGACTAAACGACGATTTGGCACGGTCATCCGTAGTGAGGCCAACGGTGTTCAGAAGATGATGCAAACGCATGCTGGGGAGGTCCAAAAATGGATGTTGGAGATGCTAGCGATTCGCCAGAACGGAGATACCACCGAAGACGACAAGATGACTTGA
- a CDS encoding Putative small GTP-binding protein: protein MANDEYDFLFKVVLIGDSGVGKSNLLSRFTRNEFNLDSKSTIGVEFATRSIQVDSKTIKAQIWDTAGQERYRAITSAYYRGAVGALLVYDISKHQTYENVTRWLKELRDHADANIVIMLVGNKSDLRHLRAVPTEEAKAFASENHLSFIETSALDASNVELAFQNILTEIYRIVSSKALDSGDGPQATIGAGPGISLTKPADDSAEKGGKCC, encoded by the exons ATGGCCAACGACGAATATGAC TTCCTCTTTAAAG TGGTGTTGATCGGAGACTCGGGCGTCGGAAAGTCCAACCTTCTCAGTCGATTCACCCGCAACGAGTTCAACCTCGACTCCAAGTCGACAATTGGCGTCGAGTTCGCCACCAGATCCATTCAAGTCGACTCCAAGACGATCAAGGCACAGATTTGGGATACCGCCGGCCAGGAACGCTACCGCGCCATCACCTCGGCCTACTACAGAGGAGCTGTCGGTGCACTCCTTGTCTACGATATCAGCAAGCACCAGACATACGAGAACGTCACCCGATGGCTGAAGGAACTGCGAGACCACGCTGATGCCAACATCGTCATCATGCTGGTCGGAAACAAGAGCGATTTGCGCCATCTGCGAGCAGTGCCTACagaggaggccaaggctTTCGCTA GCGAGAACCACCTCTCGTTCATTGAGACGTctgccctcgacgccagcaATGTCGAACTCGCATTCCAGAACATCTTGACCG AGATCTACCGAATCGTATCGAGCAAGGCCCTCGACTCGGGTGACGGGCCCCAAGCCACGATCGGGGCTGGCCCCGGCATTTCGCTCACTAAGCCTGCGGACGACAGCGCAgagaagggcggcaagtGCTGTTAA